The Populus alba chromosome 6, ASM523922v2, whole genome shotgun sequence genomic interval TGAAGAGTGGAAGCAAAGTCccttttgatccaataacttcAAGCGGTTGAGTTTAGCTATCTAGTTATTTTAGctatttattgaattgaaatggAATTGAATTTTCACCTGTGCATGGGGAGAGGTTAGGTCTTGAAGGAAAATTATTACTGTAATTGTTGTTAGGTTAGAGCATGTTCAAGAATTGttgggatttttcttttttaacattataaaaaatattgtaataataaaaaattatttaatatttttattaattcaacacAGCGGGCCAATATAAGAGGTACAccgtttttttattgatattccCCTGTTTATAATGTTCAACGGTTAACACTAGTAAGTGGGATTGTGCATTGCTATGAGtctgtttacaaaaaaaaatattttaattaaatctagttaaaattaaatttgacaaaTATTGATGTGTGCAATTGCATGTTaaattagattatatatattataaaatctaCAGCTgcaatagttttttattttcaatttatcacGTATATTTTAGAGaggttaaaaaaaagtattgtagatattactattattttttaattactaataaaattatttatggattTACTGAACGTAAAAAGTCAAAAAAATTACCGATATATATTTTAGGAGAGATGAAATAATgaatatttcagtttttttatcgtttttcACTAGATCGAAAGCTGACAATAAGTTAATTTAAGAATGATTTCTTCAACTTTAGAATCTCTAATGTAGACTCTAAAACTGTTACCAAATGTCACTTGGTGCATTCGATTCATTGTTccagagattaaaaaaaaaaaaaagtatattttcaaatttttggaTAGGGAGGATAATATCAAGAGCTAcgagaatttttaaatttattgagaattttttttattaatatttatactcTCAATCTATCACTATTATTTTTACTGACAGATTcacagataaaaatattatgttggtAAAACTCTCATtagtaatttataatttgtcgATGAGTCTGTCGGTAATAAAATTACTGATGGATTTACTGATGGCAAAAACAcgtcaaaaaaaattactcacTTTATTTTGTTCATATTTTCCTTAGAAAATTTGACATATAACCAACAAAAAGATTATATGTAATTTTGTTGGTGATTAAACAGTGATACTGATATTTGCAACAATTCCTTTTCAACTCTCTAGAATATATCAACGAATTTAATCCATCGATAAaactattaataattatttaaaaatattgtttttttataaaattttattaaacaatagaagaaataattaaaataaattcaattaatataattcaacACTCAATAATATTCAGGAACTGAGTTGCTtggaaaacaaatgaagaaaattaacccaaacaaatttgcaacaaaaaaataatacaataaataaataaaatcaactaaaacAAATTCCACCTAACAAcattcataaatattattaagaatggaaaaattaaaaaaaaatattaagaaaacaaatataatgaaaaaaaacacaaaaaaagagtcTTATCTTAAGTTTGCAGCAAGTGAAGATGAGAagataataaattcataaaatatgttaattaacaaaaacaaaattgagaaaataaaagaagaagagaggagaagGCATACACGCGCGTGGagaataagagaagagaaggagttgaggagagaatataaagaaagagagggatgtttgtgttttttatagaAGAAATGGTGCGTATAATGTGAAATTAGTGATATTGGTCTTTTAATTGagcttttttaattgatgaataattaaatattaatatttttaatcattgtgTTGGTGATTTtgcttgtaatatttaattttaattttaattttaatttaatcaaaaaaatttagaaacctTCAAATATCATTGACGACTTTTCAGTTCGCCTGTTATATTTCATTtcgatttttaatttaatctaaaattttcaaaacctcTCAAATATTACCGatgacttttcattttattggtGATTCTGTCCTTAATGAACAATAATTAACATTGCAATTGAGAAGTGAATAATTTCAAAGCTCTCGAAAAAATACCGATGAACTTAATCCATTGATGATCCCATAGGTAATTGACAACATGAACAATGTAATTGAGAAGTTAACAGTTCCAGTGCTTTTTGGAACATACTGACAGACTTAATTCATCGATGATATCCTATGTATTTAACACAGTGAACAGTGTTAGAGGGAAGAGAACAATTCTAATGCTCTTTGAAATATACTGATGGACTTATTATGTCGGTGTATTTGCTAGTAGTTTACAGTTTCAATGctcttttaaatattacaaacgGATTAATAATGTCAATAATGTTGTCTATATAAATAACACGTTATTGTatgttttggcttttttttttataacttttttttctactgtaatcctctcggtatataccgaaaaaaaatatttttgctggTATTTACTGGTGTTTATAGCAATGGAATATTTTGTCCATTAAATTCATTGCAATTCATTGCCAAAAATATTTCATcggtattttcttttatatagtgATGATGATAACTTACGGATCGTGATAAACTCTCGATGAAAGTGGAATCAATtcctaaataatttattcataCAATAAATGACCGTTTGAGAATGCTATTGAAATCATGTTtgctaaaaaattgaattttttgtttattaaaaattaatttttttttatttttagatcattttaatatgttgatattaaaaataattttaaaaaatatattattttaatgcattttcaagcaaaaaaaacacggaaaaataattttcactgGACTTTCAAACAACCCCACATGGGCAATGAGTAAATTTGGGTATTTTTTAGGATAATGCCTTACATTCAATTAAGATGCATTAATACGATTTTACTTTCCTAAATAATTTCATTCTATATAGACCCGATTAATGTGAGATAAGGATATCGTTGTTATCACGTGGAGAAATCCTATGgtgtttaaattataattaccaAAAGAGATATATAAACAAGAAAGAGGAATTCTTTAttacttgtttttattaatagctAATTCTGTTACTCAAAATATGAAAAGTATTATCCATTAAGTGCTATAAAAagcttcttttctctctctcccaaTCTTGACTATAAGAAGCATCTTTGAAAAGTCCAAATGAGGGAAACTATTAGTTTGCCCACATTgctattttctttataattcattatactctttttttttccacccACAAACTGAGCACTCGAGCTCATACTCTGGTTCAATTAAAATATCCTTCGGATGTCAACTTCTAATGACGCGTTGACCGTTTTTCCCCTTTCGCCTTCCCATCTTATCCTTGGAGCATATTGAAACAAGCTTCATTTTATGGTTATAATCTTAAAAGATAGATAGAATTCTTGCAGCctactattattaattaataaacattaaaaaaagctaatttattattcattgaaatagtataattatccttttaacctttaaaaaaaataattgagggtAATATAATTTCTGTAAAATTCATTAGTTATTATTTGACTGATATGAGATAGACtaatcttttcatattttaaaagcatagtaaaatgattcaattatttttaaaattatatttttatttaactaacaTCTGgggttttttcatatttttatttttatttttttaatcaatataaaatataatttttattattggttcttttataaaaaattgatttgttttcaatttcatccttcatttttaatttgtgatatgttattttttttaatttgctcattatttttttttatagttttttttttgttaaattgattttttatttcaatttcacatttcaataacaaattattaattatcctctaatttatttttatttcaattttgatccttgttattttaagtgttgttttttgttctaaattttttgtataattaatatttttttttattttatcctttagtaTTTTATTGGTTGTCAAGAATTCATGGCTTTTTTCAATAGGGGTGTTTCTGGTCTAATAACCTGGGTTATccatttgaaaagttaacatgggttggtattttttttgtacttatttttttttatttcatcattcgacattgattctttttaaaatgagcttgatgattttctttgttttattttctatatatttatgttgatctCGTGACCTAGGCCGTGAACTTGGCAGATTGGCTTGATCTTTTTTAtcaggttgattttttaaaaagaaattttaatttttttttgcctccttcattcaaaatttgtttctttttaaaattaatcttaattattttttcttgtcatcgttatcactttttttatttggtccatTTTATGTCattgtctattttttatcatctagttaaaaaaatcaacttatttgacctaatcaagtttataacccgagttattgattatttttcattccttaaaaatatcttaaggcacttgaacattatttttttaatcaaattaatccaGTCTTATGGTGTATTGTAGGTCCACAAATCTATTAATGAAAGAATTGTGTAATTGAGTTTGGCATTGTGCATATGAACAATTccaatatttcttttctttatgttttggtcattaaacttatttttcttctaattgaattttattgtaaTCTAATTTCTTTAGATTTATCTTGAAATTATGAAAGACTTTTTAGCAAATCTTAAATTCACAGGAAAAGTGCTTTTAAGTCCCTCTATTGTTCTTTCTCCTCCAATGCAACGTATATAGTTTCTGCAAATTTGATTTTGGTCCAAATTTGTTTTTAGTCTttgcatttgagagaaaaaatagaaagttattGGTTGTCACGATTCTAGCTACCAAAAACAACAATCTTGGTGTTAACAAGTTCTGTTCAACAAAATGAGTTCgctaatagttgttttttttttacctttatctttttagaaaatatggatTAGAATTCAGAAAGTTTATTGATTTCAAGGTATGTTTTGCAATTTTTAACCAATGTTTTGCTACTTTAAGGTCACAAATgagtttattgatttttctagggtttctaggtattttcaagtgaaaataattgaaaaaatggaattgatatgattatttgctcattaatattgaaggagaataaaatatctatattcattcaaattcttttcattttttgttataaaatgaGAAGCCCATGACAAGAAAGATATAATCTTCTGgttgacaaaaatatattaataagaaaatgaggaattatattagattttctttcaatgaaatttaaattatttctcttgtaaaaattaataattttattactatataattaaataaataatttttgaagatcTTATCACATCATAAAATTAGAAATCTTAGTATACATATTTATTTCAACATAAATCGAAGCAAAAATGCATAACATGCTAGCATGTCTAAAAGAAAGGAGATGATGCACATGAGGTCGTGGATTAGCGGTAGGAAGGGATATATTCCCTTCTTTTGTATAtgggtttgaattttattttttatgtttatcacTCTCTTGTAGTGTCTTACATGTTAATTGAGCTTGCAGGATATTTAGTAGACTGAGATTAATTGTTatgcatgtaaaaaaaaaaaaaaaaagaggagataACGTGAGCATAACTGATTGGAAGATGAGGTGATGAATCATTGCTTACGGATAATATTGGTGAGTATATTTGGCGATCTGTAGGAGGAGACAGACGAAGAAATCAAAGATATGATGATGTGTCTTGGCGAGTAGAGTACAGCTGCTGCCCGAATAGGAAACGGATCCGGTCTCCTTGCCAAAGTTACGATAACATATCCAGTGACTCCTGCTCCTAAGAGTACCGATCTGGTGTCAGTGCAGCGGCAAATCTCAAGCTCAATACATGTAGATGCcaaaaatgaaattatcaatatatatactTCATGTATTGATTTCATCAACATACACTTCATTCATGTTGTACAAAAGCCGGATCTTTTCCTGTTGTTTGCTCGTGTGGTTAAAAtgctatttatttataatttgttttttttttaaattgaaatttttaatgtttttggattgttttgatatattttaaaaattaaaaaaatatattattttaatatatttttaaataaaaattgctttgaaatataatatcTAAGAGACCGTTTGATTTTGCTTTTAGAaagcatatttgaaaaaaaattgatttttttttatttatttttactttaaattaatttttgtagtattttcagatcgttttgatgtactaatatatataaaaataattttttaaaaataaaaaatattattttaatatattttcaaatacaaagTACTTTGAAATATAATCTCTAAgagctatttgtttttgtgtttagaaaatgttgaaaaaaattgatttttttctttatttgaaattaatattttttatattttcatatcgttttatgtgctgatataaaaaataattaaattattttaataaatttttaaataaaaaatgcttttaaaaaaattattattatacttacTAACACCGTCTACGACACTCCAAAACATTCCTATCATTATTTAATAATCGATACCCTTCATGGACTCCTTTCATAAAAATGGTTCGTTTTACACGGAAATGTCAGCACGcacatgattgtttttttcttgcttgtAGAAAATTATCGAGGACTCCAGCCGTCTATCCCAATCATCATTTTTTCCACACAAGTCCCCCCTCTAAAAATAGtcaatataacataaaaaaaaaattaaaaattaaaaaaaattcaaaacataacgCCAACAGTCCAGCAAGAAAGCTGTCAACATTGTAGCCCACAAAGCACTTTCAGCTTTATGCTTATTCTTTACAAGCTGTGGATTTTTTAGATTCCTCTGTCTCTCTCATTTATCAAAGTTGAAGCCCAAGTTTAATTCCTCCTCGCTGTAGCAGAAGCTAATAGAAACAAAGCATCAGGATAATGGCTACTGGGTTCATATCCCTGTtgttttctctcctctctttactGTTCTTTGGTTTCTCATCATTTGCTAAGCCCATACCAAGCTTCCCTTCTTCAATCATTCAAGCAGAGAAGATCTCTCCTTCTACCCCAAATGAGCTCTACCATGAAAAGTTCTTCACTCAAGTGCTCGATCACTACACTTTCAGACCCCAGAGCTACAAAACATTTCAACAAAGATATTTGATCAACGACAAATATTGGGGCGGGGCGGAGAAGAATGCTCCAATCTTCTTGTACACGGGAAATGAAGGAGACATCGAATGGTTTGCACAGAACACTGGGTTTATGTTTGACATTGCACCCCATTTCAAACCCCTTCTTGTTTTCATCGAggtaattatttgattaatctcTCTCAAATGAAGAATTCATATATATACCATGGcatattttgaagttttttccttttagtttggTTGCTGGGAAGTGGATGTAAGCGTGTAAGAAAAGTTTGAAATCAACCAGGAAAAAAGATTGCTTAGTTGTTCTCCATGTTTATTGGCTACCAAACAAGACGAATTAAGTAGGCTTTTGTGTATATGTATACAtgtttatttcctttttattgttttccttaTTTAAATAAGTTAATATGATTAATTGCAGCATAGGTTCTATGGAAAATCCATGCCTTTTGGGGGAAATAAAGAGGTTGCTTATAGCAATTCAAGTACACTTGGTTACCTGACCTCTACTCAGGCATTATCCGATTATGCCACTCTTATAATTGATCTAAAGAAGAACCTGTCCGCCATCGACTCTCCTGTGGTGGTTTTTGGAGGTTCCTACGGAGGAAGTATGGCTTTCTATCCTTAATCAACACCTTCCCttccttcttccttttcaattagcTCTTTACGCAGTGTCACCATCAGCACACCATCATGTTtcgtatgtatgtatgtatgcatgCATGATGCATGATTGACATGTTGATTTTGGGAATGGAGGAATTTCCCAGGAATTAAGAAATAAACCTCTTTTTTTGGGTTACTGTTGCAGTGCTGGCAGCATGGTTCAGATTGAAATATCCTCATGTCGCCATTGGAGCCTTGGCGTCTTCTTCACCAATCCTCAACTTCGAGAACATAACCTCACCATACAGCTTCAACAATATCATCACTCAAGACTTCAGGGTCCCCCCTCTCTCTTTCAATCTcaattattcattaaatttaaaCCCCCTTCTTGTCTTCCTACCACAATTAGAGATCATGATTAGATTTGTGATAAGGTCATAGCATAAGCAGCTAAGCAgtcaaatctcaaattaaaatctAACTATATGGTCCAATCTTAGCAAGCCTTAAccatatatataatctataatatatagtagctagctagctagacgatattaattaatattgtgatCATGACCATAGagagattattaattaaaaagggtaGAGTGCTGAATATTTTAGTGGTTGCACTTGGAAATTAACTCAGGGAGAGAGTGAGAACTGTTACAAAGTAATCAAAAGATCATGGCAAGAAATTGAAGACACTGCAAGCCAACCTGGAGGCCTCGAAATACTTCGAAGGTCATTTAGAATATGCAGGTGAGGAGCATAAACTTAACCAGCAAGCTAGCTTTCAAGAATTTAATTCCtttaataatattgttgttGGTGTCTTCTCTGTTACCCGCAGGAACTCCATTAGTGCAAGTTCTCTCCAGAGTTGGCTTAACACTGCTCTGGTCTACACAGCCATGACAGACTATCCCACCCCTTCAAATTTCTTAAGTCCCATGCCTGCGTATCCTGTTAAAGAGGTACTCATCACTGCTTCTCTTCAACTGAGATTATATTGATGCTCTCTCTGATTATTTGGCATTGTTTAGTCTTAAAGAAATAGCAACTATTAATCTC includes:
- the LOC118030847 gene encoding uncharacterized protein, with product MATGFISLLFSLLSLLFFGFSSFAKPIPSFPSSIIQAEKISPSTPNELYHEKFFTQVLDHYTFRPQSYKTFQQRYLINDKYWGGAEKNAPIFLYTGNEGDIEWFAQNTGFMFDIAPHFKPLLVFIEHRFYGKSMPFGGNKEVAYSNSSTLGYLTSTQALSDYATLIIDLKKNLSAIDSPVVVFGGSYGGMLAAWFRLKYPHVAIGALASSSPILNFENITSPYSFNNIITQDFRGESENCYKVIKRSWQEIEDTASQPGGLEILRRSFRICRNSISASSLQSWLNTALVYTAMTDYPTPSNFLSPMPAYPVKEMCKAIDDPKTGNNTFAKLYGAASVYYNYSGTATCFDLDDDSDPHGLGGWSWQACTEMIMPTSGSNKDSIFPSSEWNYEDRAAFCKAYFGVEPRPNWITTEFGGHDIKRVLKRFASNIIFFNGLRDPWSGGGVLENISSSIVAIIAKQGAHHVDLRFATREDPKWLQDVRKREVSIIGKWLSEYYDDLDPAN